From the genome of Thermoflexus hugenholtzii, one region includes:
- a CDS encoding DUF2249 domain-containing protein: MHRESQEVPLTVVQELDVRSVPPPQRHPLIFQTFEALRPGEAFILINDHDPKPLYYQFQYERPGQFEWAYLEQGPEVWRVRIGRIASSGREAGASGR; this comes from the coding sequence ATGCACCGGGAGAGCCAAGAGGTGCCCCTCACGGTCGTGCAGGAGCTGGACGTTCGGTCTGTGCCGCCCCCTCAGCGCCATCCCCTGATCTTTCAGACCTTCGAGGCGTTGCGGCCCGGGGAGGCCTTCATCCTGATCAACGATCACGACCCGAAGCCGCTGTATTACCAGTTCCAGTATGAGCGCCCGGGTCAGTTCGAGTGGGCCTACCTGGAGCAGGGGCCAGAGGTCTGGCGGGTGCGCATCGGACGGATCGCCTCATCGGGCAGGGAGGCGGGCGCCAGCGGGCGCTGA
- a CDS encoding hemerythrin domain-containing protein: MEEEARIARALRAEHRLLRRLMVRMADWIASGVPSSALRERARMLFEALDDHARFEEEALFVPMRRRWPAARHILEMMEIVHEEVRDVFRWALEAPDPREDLWTLLQLSEEHFRVEEETVFPLAENESADESPSPGI; the protein is encoded by the coding sequence ATGGAAGAGGAAGCCCGGATCGCTCGTGCGCTGCGGGCGGAGCATCGGCTGCTGCGGCGGCTGATGGTCCGTATGGCGGACTGGATCGCCAGCGGGGTCCCTTCCTCGGCGTTGCGGGAGCGGGCCCGCATGCTCTTCGAGGCGCTGGACGATCACGCCCGGTTCGAGGAGGAGGCCCTGTTTGTCCCGATGCGCCGCCGCTGGCCGGCCGCGCGCCACATCCTGGAGATGATGGAGATCGTCCACGAGGAGGTGCGCGACGTGTTTCGGTGGGCTCTGGAGGCGCCGGATCCACGAGAGGACCTCTGGACTCTCCTCCAGCTCTCCGAGGAGCATTTCCGCGTGGAGGAGGAGACGGTGTTCCCTCTGGCGGAGAACGAGTCAGCCGATGAGAGCCCCAGCCCCGGGATTTGA
- a CDS encoding DUF2231 domain-containing protein, translated as MKGFRAGWSGGRIGGGWTIREVLQGKPLGHPSHALFIHFPAGLWPAALVFDLLSWIHPDPALVRAALYNILLGLGLALPAIFTGLLDFLPTVPGSRKRRLGWWHLLVQGSATGLFALSLGLRIPDPGTGRTPVLPLVLAGLGTGLLLLGNYLGGELVYRHGMRVGASR; from the coding sequence ATGAAGGGGTTCCGCGCGGGTTGGAGCGGTGGGCGGATCGGGGGCGGCTGGACGATCCGGGAGGTCCTCCAGGGCAAGCCCCTTGGCCATCCCAGCCATGCCCTCTTCATTCACTTCCCGGCAGGGCTATGGCCTGCCGCCCTGGTCTTCGATCTCCTCTCCTGGATCCATCCGGATCCCGCGCTGGTCCGCGCGGCCCTCTACAACATCCTGCTTGGGCTGGGGCTGGCTCTGCCGGCCATCTTCACCGGCCTGCTGGATTTCCTGCCTACGGTCCCCGGCTCCCGCAAGCGCCGGCTGGGGTGGTGGCATCTGCTCGTGCAGGGCAGCGCGACCGGTCTGTTCGCCCTGAGCCTGGGGCTTCGGATCCCAGATCCGGGGACGGGGCGCACGCCGGTGCTTCCTCTCGTCCTGGCCGGGCTGGGGACGGGGCTTCTGCTCCTCGGCAACTATCTCGGCGGGGAGCTGGTCTACCGGCACGGGATGCGGGTGGGGGCTTCCCGATGA
- a CDS encoding TrmB family transcriptional regulator: protein MAEAVALLEQLGFSEYEARAYVTLLQASPLTGYELARRSGIPRPNIYPVLQRLEERGAVMRMEMPEGVRYAPVPPAELLKRLSHRFDEVLAAARQALESLAPAPEPEPVWNLSGYAALLDHARALLEGASRALWIALWPPEAEALAMPMARAEERGVRITTLCLAACATACEGCRGQLYRYRIAPAAAARWLLLISDESEVVAGEIHGDGEAHGIRTRQRMLVDLIHDYIRHSIALAATVQGLGDQVRQLNPQARRWLAVVRRRLTRKGLP, encoded by the coding sequence ATGGCTGAAGCGGTGGCGTTGCTGGAGCAGCTGGGGTTCAGCGAATATGAGGCGCGGGCCTATGTGACCCTCCTTCAGGCCAGCCCGCTCACCGGCTACGAGCTGGCTCGTCGCTCGGGCATCCCTCGGCCCAACATCTACCCGGTCCTCCAGCGCCTGGAGGAACGCGGCGCGGTGATGCGGATGGAGATGCCGGAGGGCGTCCGCTATGCGCCGGTGCCTCCCGCGGAGCTCCTCAAACGGCTAAGCCACCGCTTCGATGAGGTCCTCGCCGCTGCCCGGCAGGCGCTGGAGTCCCTGGCCCCGGCTCCGGAGCCGGAACCCGTATGGAACCTCTCCGGATACGCCGCGCTCCTGGATCACGCCCGCGCCCTCCTGGAGGGAGCCTCCCGCGCGCTCTGGATCGCCCTCTGGCCTCCGGAGGCGGAGGCGCTGGCGATGCCGATGGCCCGGGCCGAGGAACGGGGCGTTCGGATCACCACGCTGTGTCTGGCGGCCTGCGCCACCGCCTGCGAGGGATGTCGAGGGCAGCTCTATCGTTACCGCATCGCCCCGGCCGCTGCGGCTCGCTGGCTGCTTCTGATCTCCGACGAGTCGGAGGTGGTGGCCGGGGAGATCCATGGGGATGGGGAAGCCCATGGCATCCGGACCCGTCAGCGGATGCTGGTGGATCTGATCCACGACTACATCCGACACAGCATCGCCCTGGCCGCCACGGTTCAGGGGCTGGGGGATCAGGTCCGGCAGTTGAACCCGCAGGCCCGGAGGTGGCTCGCCGTGGTGCGGCGACGGCTCACCCGCAAGGGTCTTCCCTGA
- a CDS encoding plastocyanin/azurin family copper-binding protein, whose protein sequence is MPKSYRFDPPTLRVKVGTTVTWINEDHFTHNVHFLSGADWRSPPLRPGEQASYTFAQPGEYRYQCDFHAQMMKGVVIVSP, encoded by the coding sequence ATGCCGAAATCCTACCGCTTTGATCCCCCCACGCTTCGAGTGAAAGTGGGGACCACGGTCACGTGGATCAACGAGGACCATTTCACCCATAATGTGCACTTCCTGAGCGGGGCGGACTGGCGAAGCCCACCTCTGCGGCCGGGCGAGCAGGCTTCTTATACGTTCGCTCAGCCCGGCGAATATCGCTATCAGTGCGATTTCCACGCGCAGATGATGAAGGGGGTGGTGATCGTCAGTCCCTGA
- a CDS encoding 2-hydroxy-3-oxopropionate reductase, which translates to MAASALRSLHGEWQRGPHLNRSEAAVERIGFIGLGVMGKPMARNLLKAGYPLVVYNRSRPPVEELAAEGAEPAGSPREVAQRSDVVITMLPDTPEVEQVLAGPDGVFEGGRPGLIVIDMSTIDPMAARRLAAQATERGIVMLDAPVSGGEIGAIQGTLSIMVGGDAAAFRRCLPILQAMGRNIVYMGESGAGQVTKAANQVVVALTIAAISEALVLAAKAGVDPAKVRQALLGGFAGSRVLEVHGQRILERNFRPGFRIRLHHKDLRIALSLGRAVGASLPLTALVHEWLGALVARGHGDLDHAALVTLVEEWAQTQVRPHPEAPPPEGSAGP; encoded by the coding sequence ATCGCCGCGTCCGCGCTTCGGAGCCTTCATGGCGAATGGCAACGGGGACCCCATCTCAACCGATCGGAGGCCGCCGTGGAGCGCATCGGATTCATCGGCCTGGGAGTGATGGGCAAGCCCATGGCCCGCAATCTGCTGAAGGCGGGCTATCCGCTGGTGGTCTACAACCGCAGCCGTCCCCCCGTGGAGGAGCTGGCGGCGGAGGGGGCGGAGCCGGCCGGCTCCCCCCGGGAGGTCGCCCAGCGCAGCGATGTGGTCATCACCATGCTGCCGGACACCCCGGAGGTGGAGCAGGTGCTGGCCGGGCCTGACGGGGTCTTCGAGGGCGGACGGCCGGGGCTGATCGTGATCGACATGAGCACCATCGATCCGATGGCCGCGCGGCGCCTGGCGGCGCAGGCCACGGAGCGGGGCATCGTGATGCTGGACGCGCCGGTCTCCGGGGGGGAGATCGGAGCGATCCAGGGGACGCTCTCCATTATGGTGGGAGGGGATGCGGCCGCCTTCCGGCGCTGCCTGCCCATCCTGCAGGCGATGGGCCGGAACATCGTCTACATGGGGGAGTCCGGAGCGGGCCAGGTCACGAAAGCGGCCAACCAGGTGGTGGTGGCGCTGACCATCGCCGCCATCAGCGAGGCCCTGGTGCTGGCGGCCAAAGCGGGGGTGGATCCGGCGAAGGTGCGCCAGGCGCTCCTGGGAGGGTTCGCCGGCAGCCGCGTCCTGGAAGTCCACGGCCAGCGGATCCTGGAGCGGAACTTCCGCCCGGGGTTCCGGATCCGCCTGCACCACAAGGATCTGCGGATCGCCCTGAGCCTGGGTCGGGCGGTGGGGGCCAGCTTGCCCCTCACCGCCCTGGTCCACGAATGGCTGGGGGCGCTGGTGGCCCGCGGACATGGCGATCTGGATCACGCCGCGCTGGTCACGCTGGTGGAGGAGTGGGCCCAGACCCAGGTGCGCCCCCACCCCGAAGCGCCTCCTCCTGAGGGATCTGCAGGGCCGTAA
- a CDS encoding acetoacetate decarboxylase family protein yields MGRRGWWLAGMGVAALGYVGVRGLRALLGWRPDAAEEFLRWTGPTATGIDVGSGRVDLPIFYYRDDSFLGIFTADREAVRALLPSDRLHPVVTPGGRALVGIAAFHYIHTTIGPYGEVAIALLCTYGRPAPPGLPLLLESRFPGWGAFILHLPVTTRIARDAGRVIYGYAKFLADMDFEKTPAFQRVRLSEGGRHILTLTVRSSGPVIRDLRPLVTFSVRDGALIRTTIPVYAVYQLGLRPGSGALILGDHPVADQLRSLDLSLMAVATKNYLVRYAILPAGEAIDSAARPHAPYPGEDRPVARLTVRYGEAATPVIIHSPSEDPGGLRER; encoded by the coding sequence ATGGGACGCAGGGGATGGTGGCTTGCGGGGATGGGCGTTGCCGCCCTGGGGTATGTGGGCGTGCGAGGCCTTCGGGCGCTCCTCGGCTGGAGGCCGGACGCGGCGGAGGAGTTCCTCCGCTGGACCGGACCCACTGCCACCGGGATCGATGTGGGCTCCGGCCGGGTTGACCTTCCGATCTTCTACTATCGAGATGATAGCTTCCTGGGGATCTTCACCGCCGATCGGGAGGCGGTGCGGGCCTTGCTCCCTTCCGACCGCCTTCACCCGGTGGTGACCCCCGGCGGCCGGGCGCTGGTGGGGATCGCCGCTTTCCATTACATCCACACCACCATCGGCCCGTATGGGGAGGTGGCCATCGCCCTCCTGTGCACCTATGGACGACCTGCCCCGCCCGGGCTCCCGCTGCTCCTGGAAAGCCGCTTCCCGGGGTGGGGGGCCTTCATCCTCCATTTGCCGGTGACCACCCGCATCGCCCGGGACGCCGGACGGGTGATCTATGGCTACGCCAAGTTCCTCGCCGATATGGACTTCGAGAAAACCCCAGCCTTCCAGCGGGTGCGCCTCAGCGAGGGCGGCCGTCATATCCTCACCCTGACGGTCCGTTCCAGCGGGCCGGTGATCCGGGACCTGCGCCCGCTGGTGACCTTCAGCGTCCGCGACGGCGCGCTGATCCGCACCACCATCCCCGTCTACGCGGTCTACCAGCTGGGCCTGCGCCCGGGATCCGGCGCGCTGATCCTGGGCGATCACCCGGTGGCGGATCAGCTCCGGAGCCTGGATCTTTCCCTCATGGCCGTTGCGACGAAGAATTACCTGGTCCGTTACGCCATCCTCCCCGCCGGGGAGGCCATCGACTCGGCGGCGCGGCCGCACGCGCCGTATCCAGGAGAGGATCGCCCCGTGGCCCGTCTCACGGTTCGCTATGGGGAAGCCGCCACGCCGGTGATCATCCATTCCCCTTCGGAGGATCCGGGAGGGCTCCGTGAGCGTTGA
- a CDS encoding acyl-CoA dehydrogenase family protein: protein MSVEEEARLLEVALRRFLQRLEAEDPEADPARREALLKEAEAIGLLADPDPEAPGFATGIWGRWAWTERLGLSLHALARLGEACAGFALALHAQGIACAALEGARVFPRGTRLALGGLLADGISPSPFAGEEENGLRVTGPHDLPLLEGRSWFLISAGPPQGLLLFARAAEDSSWALIALPADLPGVRLKPLPERLGLRGAWMGHLHAGGVLIAQEGVARILARGEEAHRRLRRLLALDWLGHAAIALGVARRSLDQARAYARTRYQGGRRIIAHGPVRSLLGTAAADVMTLELLLKAHAEQPLAALPEDVLERWAAIAKLAIAEHAWRAVSNSLQVMGGYGYMEDQGLAGRLRDVSTLRVLHGSPDRIRLRYAE, encoded by the coding sequence GTGAGCGTTGAAGAAGAGGCGCGGCTCCTGGAGGTCGCGCTCCGCCGCTTCCTCCAGCGGCTGGAGGCCGAGGATCCGGAGGCGGATCCGGCGCGCCGAGAGGCCCTGCTGAAAGAGGCGGAGGCGATCGGGCTGCTCGCCGATCCGGATCCTGAGGCGCCCGGCTTCGCGACGGGCATCTGGGGACGCTGGGCGTGGACGGAACGCCTCGGCCTCTCCCTGCATGCGCTGGCTCGGCTGGGCGAGGCCTGCGCGGGGTTCGCCCTCGCCCTCCACGCCCAGGGGATCGCCTGCGCCGCCCTGGAGGGCGCTCGGGTCTTCCCCCGGGGCACCCGGCTGGCCCTGGGCGGACTGCTGGCCGATGGGATCTCCCCGAGCCCCTTCGCAGGAGAGGAGGAGAATGGGCTGCGCGTCACCGGGCCGCATGACCTTCCCCTTCTGGAAGGTCGCTCCTGGTTTCTGATCTCGGCCGGCCCTCCCCAGGGCCTCCTGCTCTTCGCCCGCGCTGCAGAGGATTCTTCCTGGGCGCTGATCGCCCTCCCTGCAGACCTCCCGGGGGTCCGGCTCAAACCCCTTCCGGAGCGCCTGGGGCTTCGAGGGGCATGGATGGGCCATCTGCACGCGGGCGGGGTTCTCATCGCTCAGGAGGGTGTCGCCCGGATCCTCGCTCGGGGGGAGGAAGCCCATCGGCGTCTGCGGCGGCTCCTTGCCCTGGACTGGCTGGGCCATGCGGCCATCGCCCTGGGCGTCGCCCGACGGTCCCTGGATCAAGCGCGGGCATATGCCCGGACCCGTTATCAGGGGGGACGCCGGATCATCGCCCATGGGCCGGTGCGCAGCCTGCTGGGGACGGCGGCCGCGGATGTGATGACCCTGGAGCTCCTGTTGAAGGCCCACGCGGAGCAGCCTCTGGCGGCGCTGCCCGAGGACGTCCTGGAACGCTGGGCCGCCATCGCCAAGCTGGCCATCGCCGAGCACGCCTGGCGGGCGGTCTCGAACAGCCTGCAGGTGATGGGGGGATACGGCTATATGGAGGACCAAGGCCTGGCCGGGCGCCTGCGGGATGTCTCCACCCTGCGCGTTCTCCACGGGTCGCCCGACCGGATCCGGTTGCGTTACGCCGAGTGA
- a CDS encoding acyl-CoA dehydrogenase family protein yields MHPELLDSIQRLKPLGRWLYDHSTETLWERDTRTLPRDLQWRRRAYRRFAEQFIAPLAREADRDPEGVDLGPLYREAGRRGFLSEAAPWPIGTMPWRAISGRHIFHFALKAEEFCAACGGIGLALLFHDLGMAPLLLCGDLGVWRRWLWPICRANRRGEIRLVAYAITEPEAGSDVEESEGATSARFCTVARKVRGGYVIQGQKVFISGGSRADYVVVFAVLEREDGQPPRVDRDFTAFIVERGREGFRTGRRERKLGQRACDATQLFFDQVFVPETHRIGPERSGWALNRNVLNYSRAVVGAIALGIARGAVEAATRFARETRLGNRALLAYPEVQVALAELWALTMAMRAMVWQSARYRRPVQGIAAATKALCADLGVYITTRALDLMGDWGYVPAWGVEKALRDVRLNPIYEGTNQINMLALVESFWASDLAGVPYPQIPSTQVRVPGSD; encoded by the coding sequence ATGCATCCGGAGCTGCTCGATTCCATCCAGCGCCTGAAGCCCTTGGGGCGCTGGCTGTATGACCATTCCACGGAGACCCTGTGGGAGCGGGACACGCGCACGCTGCCCCGGGATCTGCAGTGGCGTCGCCGGGCCTACCGGCGCTTCGCGGAGCAGTTCATTGCGCCCCTCGCCCGGGAGGCGGATCGAGATCCGGAAGGGGTAGATCTCGGGCCGCTGTATCGGGAGGCCGGCCGTCGGGGTTTCCTCTCCGAGGCCGCGCCGTGGCCCATCGGCACCATGCCCTGGCGGGCGATCTCCGGGCGGCATATCTTCCATTTCGCCTTGAAAGCGGAGGAGTTCTGCGCCGCCTGCGGGGGCATTGGGCTGGCGTTACTGTTCCACGACCTGGGGATGGCCCCGCTGTTGCTCTGCGGCGACCTGGGGGTCTGGCGCCGGTGGCTGTGGCCGATCTGTCGCGCCAACCGGCGCGGGGAGATCCGCCTGGTCGCTTATGCCATCACGGAGCCGGAGGCGGGCTCCGATGTGGAGGAGAGCGAGGGCGCCACCTCCGCCCGCTTCTGCACCGTTGCCCGCAAGGTTCGCGGGGGCTATGTGATCCAGGGCCAGAAGGTCTTCATCTCCGGCGGAAGCCGCGCGGACTACGTGGTGGTGTTCGCGGTGCTGGAGCGGGAGGACGGCCAGCCGCCGCGGGTGGATCGGGATTTCACCGCCTTCATCGTCGAGCGGGGACGGGAAGGGTTCCGGACCGGGCGACGGGAGCGCAAGCTGGGCCAGCGGGCCTGCGATGCCACCCAGTTGTTCTTCGACCAGGTGTTCGTCCCGGAGACCCATCGCATCGGCCCGGAGCGCTCGGGCTGGGCCCTGAACCGGAACGTCCTCAATTACTCGCGGGCGGTGGTGGGGGCCATCGCCCTGGGGATCGCCCGCGGGGCGGTGGAGGCCGCCACCCGCTTCGCCCGGGAAACCCGCCTGGGGAACCGCGCCCTGCTGGCGTATCCGGAGGTGCAGGTCGCCCTGGCCGAGCTGTGGGCCCTGACGATGGCGATGCGGGCGATGGTCTGGCAGAGCGCCCGGTATCGACGCCCCGTTCAGGGGATCGCCGCCGCCACCAAAGCCCTGTGCGCCGATCTCGGGGTTTACATCACCACCCGCGCGCTGGACCTGATGGGGGACTGGGGCTACGTGCCGGCCTGGGGGGTGGAGAAGGCCCTGCGGGACGTTCGGCTGAACCCGATCTACGAAGGCACCAACCAGATCAACATGCTGGCCCTGGTGGAATCCTTCTGGGCCTCGGATCTGGCCGGCGTCCCTTATCCTCAGATCCCCTCCACTCAGGTCCGGGTCCCTGGATCAGACTGA
- a CDS encoding nucleotidyltransferase domain-containing protein yields the protein MRSPSSGPPDEERFRRTVERLLQERGEEIEFLVLFGSIARGDWSWRSDYDLLLGLREADGLRLIDRILRFAPLVEGNVDLFPYSRPEWERMFQARHPLLLEALDHGIVLWDRGSFARMREIFQQWKARGEVERLPSGWRIRSLSEE from the coding sequence TTGCGGAGTCCTTCATCCGGCCCTCCCGATGAGGAGCGCTTCCGGCGCACCGTCGAGCGGCTCCTCCAGGAGCGCGGGGAGGAGATCGAGTTCCTCGTGCTGTTCGGATCCATCGCCCGGGGGGATTGGTCCTGGCGCAGCGATTATGATCTCCTCTTAGGCCTCCGGGAGGCGGACGGCCTTCGCCTGATCGATCGGATCCTTCGCTTCGCCCCGCTCGTGGAAGGGAACGTGGATCTGTTCCCCTACAGCCGTCCGGAATGGGAGCGGATGTTCCAGGCGCGCCATCCGCTGCTCCTGGAGGCCCTGGACCACGGCATCGTCCTCTGGGATCGAGGGTCCTTCGCCCGCATGCGGGAGATCTTCCAGCAATGGAAAGCCCGCGGGGAGGTGGAACGCCTGCCCTCCGGATGGCGGATCCGATCGCTGTCTGAGGAATGA
- the iolO gene encoding 5-keto-L-gluconate epimerase, producing the protein MFPLAFVLSWQPTRFEAAAAVEDLEHALEQLRGLGYQGVELAIRDPAAVPVERLRALLARSGLRVPAIGTGQAWVEEGLSLTHPDPEVRRAALARLEAHLDLAAEWGAQVIIGLIRGRRMEGVEAERARGWLIEALDRLAPRAAARGVRLALEPLNRRETDLLNTVAEVRAMVEAVGHPNVGVLVDTFHASLEEPSIERALEEAGDRLFHVHIADSNRRAPGWGGLDFRPALKALERIGYRGWLSAEVIPSPTLEAAMIQVARWAREALGALPA; encoded by the coding sequence ATGTTCCCGCTGGCCTTCGTCCTTTCCTGGCAACCGACGCGCTTCGAGGCCGCCGCGGCCGTCGAGGATCTGGAACACGCCCTGGAGCAGCTCCGGGGGCTGGGGTATCAGGGCGTGGAGCTGGCCATCCGGGATCCCGCCGCGGTCCCGGTGGAGCGGCTGCGGGCGCTCCTTGCGCGTTCCGGCCTGCGGGTCCCGGCCATCGGCACCGGCCAGGCCTGGGTGGAGGAAGGGCTCTCCCTCACCCATCCGGATCCAGAGGTGCGGCGGGCTGCCCTGGCCCGGCTGGAGGCTCATCTGGACCTGGCGGCGGAGTGGGGCGCGCAGGTCATCATCGGGCTGATCCGTGGAAGGCGCATGGAGGGCGTGGAGGCCGAGCGCGCGCGGGGATGGCTCATCGAGGCGCTGGATCGTCTGGCTCCCCGCGCCGCCGCCCGGGGCGTCCGCCTCGCCCTGGAGCCGCTGAACCGGCGGGAGACGGACTTGCTGAACACCGTGGCGGAGGTTCGGGCCATGGTGGAAGCCGTCGGCCATCCGAACGTGGGGGTGCTGGTGGATACGTTCCACGCCTCCCTGGAGGAGCCCTCCATCGAGAGGGCCCTCGAGGAGGCCGGCGATCGGCTTTTCCATGTCCACATCGCCGACTCCAACCGGCGGGCGCCGGGATGGGGTGGGTTGGACTTCCGGCCGGCCCTGAAGGCCCTGGAGCGGATCGGCTACCGCGGGTGGCTCTCCGCGGAGGTGATCCCCTCCCCTACCCTGGAGGCGGCCATGATCCAGGTCGCCCGCTGGGCCCGCGAAGCCCTGGGGGCTCTTCCAGCGTGA
- a CDS encoding SDR family oxidoreductase, whose amino-acid sequence MSFLEDLFSLKGKVALLTGGAGVLAGAIGRGLARAGARVVFTDHRPPGERLEARLQALRAEGLEVYGEQMDVLKREEIEAAAERVRRAIGPVTILVNLAGGNLPEATVGPERPFFDLPLEALEKVVALNLFGGAILPSQIFARQMVEAGEGVILNVSSMAAFRPLSRVVGYAAAKAAVNNFTRWLAVHLAREYSPRIRVNAIAPGFFLTEQNRFLLLDEQGNLTPRGRAILARTPMGRFGDPEDLVGTVIWLASPASAFVTGIVVPVDGGFDADSGV is encoded by the coding sequence ATGAGCTTCCTGGAGGACCTGTTCTCGCTGAAGGGGAAGGTGGCCCTGCTCACCGGGGGAGCAGGGGTGCTGGCCGGGGCCATCGGCCGGGGCCTGGCCCGGGCGGGCGCCCGGGTGGTGTTCACCGATCACCGTCCGCCGGGGGAACGCCTGGAGGCCCGGCTGCAGGCCCTGCGGGCGGAAGGGCTGGAGGTCTACGGCGAGCAGATGGACGTCCTGAAGCGGGAGGAGATCGAGGCGGCGGCGGAGCGGGTGCGGCGGGCGATCGGGCCGGTGACCATCCTGGTCAACCTGGCCGGGGGCAATCTCCCGGAAGCCACGGTGGGGCCGGAGCGCCCGTTCTTCGATCTGCCCCTGGAGGCCCTGGAGAAAGTGGTGGCCCTGAATCTCTTCGGCGGCGCCATCCTCCCCAGCCAGATCTTCGCCCGGCAGATGGTCGAGGCCGGCGAGGGGGTGATCCTCAACGTCTCCTCCATGGCCGCCTTCCGTCCCCTGAGCCGGGTGGTGGGCTACGCGGCAGCCAAGGCGGCGGTGAACAACTTCACCCGATGGCTGGCCGTGCATCTGGCCCGGGAGTATTCCCCCCGGATCCGGGTCAACGCCATCGCGCCGGGGTTCTTCCTGACCGAGCAGAACCGTTTCCTGTTGCTCGATGAGCAGGGGAACCTGACCCCTCGCGGGCGAGCGATCCTCGCCCGCACGCCCATGGGGCGGTTCGGAGACCCGGAGGATCTGGTGGGCACGGTGATCTGGCTGGCCTCCCCCGCCAGCGCCTTCGTCACCGGCATCGTGGTCCCGGTGGACGGCGGGTTCGACGCGGATTCGGGAGTGTAG
- the gndA gene encoding NADP-dependent phosphogluconate dehydrogenase, whose product MNRCEIGIIGLAVMGQNLALNFARHGIPVCVYNRTRERTEAFMRERVRGEPITPADSLEELARRLTRPRRILLMVQAGPAVDQVIEALLPFLEPGDLVMDGGNSHYADTERRMEALAARGIRFLGVGISGGEKGALLGPSIMPGGTPEAYALVEEFLLRIAAQSEEGPCCAYMGRGGAGHFVKMVHNAIEYAFMQGIAEAYDFMKNALEMPADAIAGTFARWNEGTLNAYLVELAARVLRYRDPETGEPLVERILDQAEQKGTGRWAAQAALELGIPTPTLTAAVIARTLSHFKADRERIAAGFPWPDRRPEMTEPAALADLEAALNLVVLSAFSQGLWLLHEASRAYRYGTDRTEVLRVWRAGCIIRARWLIFLREILREDPEDPHLLFHPRFRRELQDRLPAAGRVLARAFEAGIPMPALRTAVDYVLSMRRARLPANLIQAQRDAFGAHTYQRIDRPGTFHTEWEEG is encoded by the coding sequence ATGAACCGTTGTGAGATCGGAATCATCGGCCTGGCGGTGATGGGGCAGAACCTGGCCCTCAACTTCGCCCGCCACGGCATCCCGGTGTGCGTCTACAACCGGACCCGGGAGCGCACCGAGGCCTTCATGCGGGAGCGGGTGCGGGGCGAGCCCATCACCCCGGCGGATTCGCTGGAGGAGCTGGCCCGGCGCCTGACCCGTCCTCGCCGCATCCTCCTGATGGTCCAGGCCGGGCCGGCGGTGGATCAGGTGATCGAGGCCCTGCTTCCCTTCCTGGAGCCCGGGGACCTGGTGATGGACGGCGGGAACTCCCATTACGCGGACACCGAGCGGCGGATGGAGGCCCTGGCCGCCCGTGGGATCCGGTTCCTGGGGGTGGGGATCAGCGGAGGGGAGAAAGGGGCGCTCCTCGGCCCCTCGATCATGCCCGGGGGGACGCCGGAGGCGTATGCCCTGGTGGAAGAATTCCTCCTGCGCATCGCCGCGCAGAGCGAAGAGGGTCCGTGCTGCGCCTATATGGGCCGGGGCGGCGCCGGCCATTTCGTGAAGATGGTGCATAACGCCATTGAATACGCCTTCATGCAGGGCATCGCCGAGGCCTACGATTTCATGAAAAACGCGCTGGAGATGCCGGCCGACGCCATCGCCGGGACCTTCGCGCGCTGGAACGAGGGGACGCTGAACGCGTATCTGGTGGAGCTGGCCGCGCGGGTGCTCCGATACCGGGATCCCGAGACCGGGGAGCCCCTGGTGGAGCGGATCCTGGATCAGGCGGAGCAGAAGGGAACCGGCCGCTGGGCCGCCCAGGCCGCCCTGGAGCTGGGCATCCCGACTCCCACGTTGACGGCGGCGGTCATCGCCCGCACCCTCTCCCACTTCAAGGCGGACCGGGAGCGGATCGCAGCCGGCTTCCCCTGGCCCGATCGCCGGCCGGAGATGACGGAGCCCGCCGCCCTGGCGGATCTGGAGGCGGCACTGAACCTGGTGGTGCTGAGCGCTTTCTCTCAGGGCCTGTGGCTGCTGCATGAAGCCTCCCGGGCCTACCGCTACGGGACGGATCGGACCGAGGTGCTGCGGGTGTGGCGGGCCGGCTGCATCATCCGCGCCCGCTGGCTGATCTTCCTGCGGGAGATCCTCCGTGAGGACCCCGAGGATCCTCACCTCCTGTTCCACCCGCGGTTCCGCCGGGAGCTCCAGGATCGCCTTCCGGCCGCCGGCCGGGTCCTGGCCCGGGCCTTCGAGGCCGGGATCCCCATGCCGGCCCTGCGCACGGCGGTGGATTATGTGCTGTCCATGCGGCGAGCGCGGCTGCCGGCCAACCTCATCCAGGCCCAGCGGGACGCCTTCGGCGCCCACACCTACCAGCGGATCGATCGCCCGGGGACGTTCCACACGGAGTGGGAGGAGGGATGA